The Nonlabens spongiae genome contains a region encoding:
- a CDS encoding GTP cyclohydrolase, translating to MIEVKEIHSKADIKKFVLFQIELYKNNDCFVPPIIKDEVNIFNPQVNQVYKNADSWLFLAYKNGKIVGRVAALINHIEINEQKKPKMRFGWLDMIDDIEVTKALLNKVHEIGKEKNLEYVEGPVGFSNMDKAGMLVEGFDELSTMITWYNFPYYKEHMEQLGYTKSADWVEFKFTPPNPIPEKFNKFADLISRRYKLRALEFKSIKDVEPYVNEMFELLNQTYSKLVTYVPIQQYQIDLYKEKYLPFINPDYLECVVDENDKLVAFAITMPSFSRALQKAKGKLFPFGFMHLLRAKKKNDRAAFYLIGIHPKLQGKGVTAMMFRNVSRNFIDKGITLCETNPELEDNIAVQALWKDYDPTLHKRRRLYRKDLV from the coding sequence ATGATAGAAGTAAAAGAGATCCATTCAAAGGCAGACATCAAGAAGTTTGTCCTTTTTCAAATAGAACTTTATAAAAACAACGACTGCTTTGTACCTCCCATCATTAAAGATGAGGTAAACATTTTCAACCCTCAGGTCAATCAAGTCTACAAAAATGCAGATAGCTGGTTGTTTCTCGCATACAAAAATGGCAAGATCGTAGGTCGTGTTGCTGCGCTGATCAATCACATTGAGATCAACGAGCAGAAAAAGCCCAAGATGCGTTTCGGGTGGCTGGATATGATTGATGATATCGAGGTGACTAAAGCCTTGCTGAATAAAGTTCATGAGATAGGAAAAGAAAAGAACTTGGAATACGTTGAGGGACCAGTTGGATTCTCAAATATGGATAAGGCCGGTATGCTGGTGGAAGGCTTTGACGAGCTCAGCACCATGATTACCTGGTATAACTTTCCCTACTACAAGGAACATATGGAACAATTAGGTTACACAAAAAGCGCCGACTGGGTAGAATTCAAGTTTACACCGCCTAATCCCATTCCAGAAAAGTTCAACAAATTTGCAGATCTTATTTCAAGGAGGTATAAACTAAGAGCGCTGGAGTTCAAGTCCATTAAAGATGTGGAGCCTTATGTGAACGAGATGTTTGAGCTGCTCAACCAGACCTACAGCAAACTGGTGACCTACGTTCCCATCCAGCAATATCAGATTGATCTTTATAAAGAAAAATACCTCCCATTCATCAATCCAGATTATCTGGAATGCGTCGTGGATGAAAACGATAAATTAGTCGCCTTTGCGATTACCATGCCTTCATTTTCTAGAGCACTTCAAAAAGCTAAAGGCAAGCTCTTTCCTTTTGGGTTCATGCATTTACTCAGGGCAAAAAAGAAGAACGATCGGGCGGCGTTTTACCTGATAGGCATCCACCCAAAACTTCAAGGTAAAGGAGTTACGGCCATGATGTTCCGCAATGTGAGTAGAAATTTTATTGATAAGGGCATCACGCTGTGTGAGACTAATCCTGAGCTGGAGGACAATATTGCAGTTCAGGCGCTATGGAAAGACTATGACCCTACCTTGCACAAGAGACGACGCCTCTACCGCAAAGATCTGGTTTAA
- a CDS encoding DEAD/DEAH box helicase yields the protein MADDSVLDYRNRSILDFYINFLTRQEQVSYLKEHYRSVPSLIDFSNQKYYNGNLKILKSTPTQKLQGSVALINTLKEDNSDPLASEIDQLITALDELIADYKTMKRPPSIGIISPLNKQVTALQKAVSDHLELETLKRHDILVGTAYHFQGSERDIILYSLGLTDGSHHSAIRHVMEDAVFNVSMTRAKSRLMLFHSLSEETLKRHELLAEYFSFVNDSQLPETQNAQHDVFKKKSCKPWSSWNTPPCTPVTPWRACRLIYWSRTGTPISS from the coding sequence ATGGCCGATGACTCCGTACTCGATTACAGAAACCGCAGTATTCTCGATTTCTACATCAATTTTTTGACTCGGCAAGAGCAGGTTTCCTACCTCAAGGAGCATTACCGCTCCGTGCCTTCATTAATTGATTTTAGCAATCAGAAATATTATAACGGCAACCTTAAGATCCTCAAGTCCACACCCACCCAAAAGCTTCAAGGCAGCGTCGCATTGATCAACACTTTGAAAGAAGACAACAGCGACCCTTTGGCGAGCGAGATCGACCAACTCATAACCGCGCTGGATGAATTAATCGCCGATTATAAAACCATGAAGCGCCCGCCCAGCATTGGGATCATATCGCCCTTGAACAAACAAGTGACCGCTTTGCAAAAAGCCGTTTCTGATCATTTGGAGTTGGAAACACTCAAGCGCCACGATATTTTGGTAGGTACGGCCTACCACTTTCAGGGATCAGAGCGGGACATTATTTTGTATTCCTTGGGATTGACAGACGGTTCCCACCACTCCGCGATCCGGCACGTGATGGAAGATGCTGTTTTTAACGTCTCCATGACCCGCGCAAAATCCCGATTGATGCTCTTCCACTCCCTTTCAGAAGAGACCCTAAAACGCCACGAGCTGCTCGCCGAGTATTTTTCATTTGTGAACGACTCCCAACTTCCCGAAACCCAAAACGCCCAGCACGACGTTTTTAAGAAGAAGTCATGCAAGCCCTGGAGCAGTTGGAACACACCACCGTGTACGCCAGTTACCCCATGGCGGGCATGTCGCTTGATCTATTGGTCAAGAACAGGGACTCCTATTTCTTCATAG
- a CDS encoding DUF3810 domain-containing protein, which translates to MRVDRRLIAAILVFVLQLVGYYCLRFFPGFIEAFYSTGLYPYLSAGSRWITGLVPFSIGDLVYAGVILLSLRWLWVYKREIVTLSRKRYLQLFTTLNIVLFFFNLAWGFNYYRLPLHQSLEIDADYTTDELVQVIELFTERSNALHRQLQPNDSLAVAFTESQPQIFERAPEAYEQISKEFSHLKYHNSSIKKSMLTVPLSYMGYSGYLNPFTGEAQTNAWINNYKTPVLTLHEMAHQLGYAKENEANFIAILAGNAHTDPYFRYSANIFALRYCLNDLYLREPELFEEYKSKVRPGIFKNYQELTDFWQEYEGVIEEVSQATYNTYLKANNQPGGMATYSYVVALLVNYYK; encoded by the coding sequence ATGAGGGTAGATCGCAGGCTTATCGCAGCAATTCTGGTATTTGTACTGCAATTGGTGGGATATTATTGCCTACGCTTTTTTCCAGGATTTATAGAAGCCTTTTATAGCACCGGCCTCTACCCCTACCTTTCTGCGGGATCGCGATGGATCACGGGCTTGGTTCCGTTCTCGATAGGCGATTTGGTTTATGCGGGAGTGATTTTGCTATCGTTGCGCTGGTTGTGGGTGTACAAGCGTGAAATTGTTACGCTTTCGCGAAAGCGGTATCTCCAACTATTCACTACCCTAAACATAGTCCTATTCTTTTTTAACCTGGCCTGGGGATTCAATTATTACCGGTTGCCCTTGCACCAATCCCTAGAAATCGATGCAGATTACACCACCGATGAGCTCGTGCAAGTGATTGAATTGTTCACCGAGCGATCCAACGCATTGCACCGTCAACTACAACCCAACGACAGCCTGGCCGTAGCTTTTACAGAGTCCCAGCCGCAGATTTTTGAGCGAGCGCCAGAGGCTTATGAGCAAATCTCCAAGGAGTTTTCGCATTTGAAATACCATAATTCCAGCATCAAAAAATCCATGCTCACCGTGCCGCTGTCATACATGGGCTACAGCGGTTATTTGAATCCGTTTACGGGTGAGGCGCAGACTAACGCGTGGATCAACAACTATAAAACACCGGTGCTGACTTTGCACGAGATGGCGCACCAGCTGGGTTATGCCAAAGAAAACGAGGCCAATTTTATCGCGATTCTCGCCGGCAACGCCCACACCGATCCCTATTTTAGATACAGCGCCAATATTTTTGCCTTACGCTATTGTCTCAACGATTTGTACCTGCGCGAACCAGAGCTTTTTGAGGAATACAAATCCAAGGTGCGCCCGGGAATCTTTAAAAACTATCAGGAATTGACAGACTTCTGGCAAGAGTACGAGGGCGTGATTGAAGAAGTTTCCCAAGCGACTTACAACACCTATCTCAAAGCAAACAATCAGCCTGGCGGCATGGCAACCTACAGTTATGTGGTGGCGCTGCTGGTGAATTATTATAAATAG
- a CDS encoding AAA domain-containing protein: protein MNYNPTDFYGFLRDCYLADNQEMYVDNVLAQKFRFKWFVRTQEQLLSHNQPIIPYFNKKNDELSKDLQIHRLEKALYYGYVFLLGERKGGFSKDKRLCAPLLLYPVTHELIDDTYYLRVNRSGLIINRFVLQSISFKEGKSKDQFIEALEAINDEDDFSTFKLKRVLEEFVVNADCEELSIAPEVWKVDQVKEYFKAGKHKDTQKFIPAAGTVYVKKADSSLMISEDLKRLRNNGDFSIPLAKLGSDETVKPCDASAFEHLLNADQFQALKNSMQFANSLMIGPPGTGKSYTISCIAANALLNNESVLVVGKTDQAVNVIKDLLRKEFKITRQVTQTTSANYKYVLKNKVRRLLTNVDLEPIRYTDVKQKEVLNQRIFSAQEKFENIVEKELRLTELQFSEDRSFYEGLQKWFWEIQHKRLLPAYKVMADCRDLEAQLERFTRDYIKHKYSLNQRKNLRDYRQELLLFNDALLAGNFSTYKKKIAELDFSKLLKNLPLWLVTLNKLNSVIPCVKNAFDLVIIDEATQCDLASAIPAIYRAKRVVVVGDPNQLGHYSFLSKFQQKQFREKHQWPMTPYSITETAVFSISTSIF from the coding sequence GTGAACTACAACCCAACCGACTTCTACGGATTTTTAAGAGATTGTTATCTCGCAGACAACCAAGAAATGTACGTGGACAATGTCCTCGCGCAAAAGTTCCGTTTCAAATGGTTTGTAAGAACTCAAGAACAGTTGCTGAGCCACAACCAGCCCATTATTCCTTATTTCAATAAAAAGAACGATGAGCTTTCCAAGGATTTGCAGATCCACCGGCTAGAAAAGGCGTTGTATTACGGTTACGTGTTTCTGCTGGGTGAGCGTAAAGGAGGTTTCAGTAAAGACAAGCGGTTGTGCGCTCCTCTCCTACTTTATCCGGTGACGCATGAGTTGATTGATGACACCTATTATTTGAGAGTCAACCGTTCGGGATTGATCATCAACAGGTTTGTATTGCAATCCATCTCGTTTAAAGAAGGTAAAAGCAAAGACCAATTTATCGAGGCGCTGGAAGCCATCAATGACGAAGACGACTTCAGTACGTTCAAATTAAAACGAGTGCTGGAAGAGTTCGTAGTTAATGCAGACTGTGAGGAATTGTCCATTGCGCCCGAGGTTTGGAAAGTCGATCAAGTCAAGGAATATTTCAAAGCCGGGAAACATAAAGACACCCAGAAATTCATCCCGGCAGCCGGAACGGTCTATGTCAAAAAAGCCGATTCCTCCCTCATGATTTCTGAGGATTTGAAACGTTTAAGAAACAACGGCGATTTCAGCATACCGCTGGCAAAATTGGGATCTGATGAAACCGTAAAACCATGCGATGCCAGCGCTTTTGAACATCTGCTGAATGCGGATCAGTTTCAAGCTTTGAAAAACTCGATGCAATTTGCCAATTCGCTCATGATCGGTCCTCCGGGTACGGGTAAAAGTTACACGATCAGCTGTATCGCGGCAAATGCTTTGCTCAATAACGAGAGCGTGCTGGTTGTGGGGAAAACAGATCAGGCGGTAAACGTGATCAAAGATTTACTGAGAAAGGAATTTAAAATCACGCGCCAAGTCACCCAAACCACCAGTGCCAACTACAAATACGTACTCAAGAATAAAGTTCGTCGTCTACTGACTAATGTCGATCTGGAACCCATCAGATATACAGATGTCAAGCAAAAAGAAGTGCTAAACCAACGTATTTTCTCGGCTCAAGAGAAATTTGAGAATATTGTAGAAAAAGAACTGCGCCTTACTGAGCTTCAATTCTCAGAGGACAGATCTTTTTATGAAGGCTTGCAAAAATGGTTTTGGGAAATACAGCACAAGCGGTTGCTGCCCGCGTATAAAGTCATGGCAGACTGTAGGGATCTGGAAGCGCAACTGGAGCGTTTCACCAGAGATTACATCAAACATAAATACAGTCTGAACCAGCGAAAGAATTTACGAGACTACCGGCAGGAATTGCTGCTGTTCAATGATGCTCTGTTAGCAGGTAACTTTTCCACCTACAAAAAGAAAATTGCCGAGCTGGACTTTTCCAAACTACTGAAAAATCTACCGCTCTGGCTGGTTACGCTCAACAAGCTCAACTCGGTGATTCCCTGTGTGAAAAACGCTTTTGATCTGGTCATTATTGACGAGGCAACCCAGTGTGATCTCGCCAGCGCCATTCCCGCGATTTATCGGGCTAAGCGTGTGGTGGTCGTGGGCGATCCCAATCAGCTGGGGCATTATAGTTTTCTCTCAAAATTTCAGCAGAAACAGTTTCGTGAAAAACATCAATGGCCGATGACTCCGTACTCGATTACAGAAACCGCAGTATTCTCGATTTCTACATCAATTTTTTGA
- a CDS encoding transporter — MYRHSYIGGVLLTLVTLFSAKAQYTETINTNNPGRSQGAFSVGTGVVQAETSLFYGNQEHTPLRYERDYGGIAFQLRYGFLFEELEISYIGGFTSATQTQFSTFGNSESTFANFSRSTLGLKYLVFDPLKFFGEKGNNLYSWRANNVLNWKDFVPAVSVYAGANLNFSDPNSFTPPGDPSVSPRLELLTQNNFGNIVFVMNGVFDRIGTDFPSYEFLATLTHTVGQRWAVFGEYQALISDFYSDDLVRGGATYLINNDWQVDGSATFNFKDTPTVFQVNVGMSYRIDFHKDKEIRQEGDGKTKKDKKNDKLNLEENEPEDKEDDNGGGI, encoded by the coding sequence ATGTATCGACACTCATATATAGGTGGTGTTCTATTGACACTTGTTACACTTTTCAGTGCAAAAGCTCAATATACTGAAACCATCAACACTAACAATCCGGGTCGCTCGCAAGGTGCCTTTTCTGTAGGAACTGGCGTAGTGCAAGCTGAAACTTCCCTGTTTTACGGTAATCAAGAACATACTCCTCTAAGATATGAGCGCGATTATGGCGGTATAGCATTTCAGTTGAGGTATGGATTTTTATTTGAAGAACTTGAAATTTCTTACATAGGTGGGTTTACCAGTGCGACGCAAACGCAGTTCAGCACCTTTGGCAATAGTGAGAGTACCTTTGCTAACTTCTCAAGGAGCACCCTAGGATTAAAATATCTTGTTTTTGACCCTTTGAAATTTTTTGGTGAAAAAGGAAACAATCTGTACAGCTGGCGGGCAAACAATGTCCTGAACTGGAAGGATTTTGTACCTGCGGTTTCGGTTTATGCAGGGGCAAATTTGAATTTCAGTGATCCAAACTCCTTTACCCCACCTGGCGACCCGAGTGTATCGCCACGGCTGGAACTGTTGACGCAAAACAACTTCGGAAACATCGTTTTTGTAATGAACGGTGTATTTGATCGTATAGGAACAGACTTTCCTTCTTATGAATTCCTAGCGACACTCACCCACACCGTAGGACAGCGCTGGGCGGTTTTTGGTGAATATCAAGCACTGATCTCTGATTTCTACAGCGATGATCTCGTGCGCGGTGGTGCTACTTATTTGATCAACAACGACTGGCAAGTAGACGGCAGTGCCACCTTCAATTTTAAGGATACACCTACCGTTTTCCAAGTAAACGTGGGGATGTCCTACCGCATCGATTTTCATAAAGACAAGGAAATCAGACAAGAAGGCGACGGCAAGACTAAGAAAGACAAGAAAAATGACAAGCTCAATCTTGAAGAAAACGAGCCAGAAGATAAAGAAGACGATAACGGCGGCGGCATCTAG